Proteins encoded in a region of the Gammaproteobacteria bacterium genome:
- a CDS encoding TolC family protein — protein MKTLSIARLVALSLTLGTAYCNFAGAAESIDADNLDPDNMFGVALVGGSTLEDFYTAALEYSPRLRIAEENLNIGSARVRAANGQLLPQLSATASVSDNRRQTGPSDQNFDGDRYSLQLTQTLFSWQTFAGRKRAYASEDQSEAEYFSELASVLTDVTDRYLNVLQSEDALRLIQSEFEAVSNQLEQVESLYERQLTQITDLYQTQASLAAVRAEQLQLESQLQISRQALRSATGLEPVTLYRLRSDIEIAEVEQGMGYWTRLAQQSNYEIQAREYALKASKELVSERRGVYLPEVSLVVQRQNTNVGFDNAPLPKTDITYVGINVSVPLFAGGSNRAAVSEAASMQSIAENELRQIKLDVTERVRTAHLQLQNSQLQTQAAQSLVESATLSATAMQRGFELGTVTSVDVLNAIRNQYQAERDLQQTKYNHIRFLLELKREAGVLTAEDLVEVGSWLESPVN, from the coding sequence GTGAAGACTCTCTCAATTGCACGGCTGGTCGCGCTGAGCCTCACTTTGGGCACTGCTTATTGCAATTTTGCTGGTGCTGCCGAGTCCATTGACGCAGATAATCTTGATCCAGATAACATGTTTGGTGTCGCATTAGTCGGCGGCAGTACTCTTGAAGATTTTTACACCGCGGCGCTTGAATACAGTCCCAGGCTTAGAATTGCAGAGGAAAATCTAAACATCGGTTCGGCCCGAGTTCGAGCTGCCAATGGGCAATTACTGCCGCAACTATCTGCCACGGCGTCTGTTTCCGACAACCGCCGCCAAACCGGCCCCTCTGATCAAAACTTTGACGGGGATCGTTATTCACTTCAGCTGACCCAAACCCTGTTTAGTTGGCAGACCTTTGCTGGACGTAAGAGAGCCTATGCGTCCGAAGACCAGAGCGAGGCCGAATACTTCAGTGAACTGGCGTCGGTCTTGACAGACGTGACAGACCGGTACTTGAATGTCCTGCAATCGGAAGATGCATTGAGGCTGATACAGTCAGAGTTCGAGGCTGTCAGCAACCAGCTGGAACAGGTAGAGAGTCTTTATGAGCGTCAGCTCACCCAGATTACAGACCTGTACCAGACGCAGGCCAGTCTTGCCGCCGTTCGGGCCGAACAGCTTCAGCTCGAGAGTCAATTGCAGATCAGCCGGCAAGCGCTTCGCTCAGCAACTGGCCTTGAGCCTGTCACTTTATATCGGCTTCGGAGTGATATCGAAATAGCTGAAGTGGAACAAGGAATGGGTTATTGGACAAGGCTTGCTCAACAATCCAATTACGAAATTCAGGCTCGCGAGTATGCGCTGAAAGCTTCTAAAGAATTAGTGTCGGAAAGACGTGGTGTATACCTGCCAGAAGTAAGCCTGGTGGTCCAGCGACAGAATACAAACGTTGGTTTCGATAATGCTCCTTTACCTAAAACCGACATCACCTACGTAGGAATAAATGTTTCGGTACCATTATTCGCCGGTGGGTCAAACAGAGCAGCAGTTAGCGAAGCCGCCAGCATGCAAAGCATTGCCGAAAACGAACTGAGGCAGATCAAACTCGACGTCACCGAGCGAGTGCGGACAGCGCACCTACAACTTCAAAATAGTCAACTCCAGACTCAGGCGGCGCAGTCCCTGGTTGAGTCTGCAACTCTATCAGCTACTGCGATGCAGCGCGGATTCGAACTTGGCACCGTCACAAGCGTTGACGTGCTAAATGCAATCCGAAATCAGTATCAAGCGGAACGCGATCTTCAGCAGACAAAGTATAATCACATCCGATTTCTGCTGGAACTAAAAAGGGAAGCAGGGGTCTTGACAGCCGAAGATCTGGTTGAGGTCGGCAGTTGGCTGGAAAGCCCAGTAAACTGA
- a CDS encoding ABC transporter permease, whose translation MISKLLRHWILTPFDNYRLFHNFVKQDFAGQFVGSVGGILWLFITPVVNIIIYSFVFRYVFGVRPPLEFGQTSFVVFMMVGYLPWFAFADAMGKAPGLLLEKAPLITKVMFPVNILPVVGSLIPYLTHSIGFGLLLVYLAFSGYLNSLWLLLPFIFFLQFLFTMGLVAILSAFCVFLRDLQQLVALIITSWFFLTPIVYPLSIIEDPSIQSIYNYNPMHSFVNLYRQIVLAGELPVLNLQIAVVVSLVTYLIGGWLFMRIKHAFGDVL comes from the coding sequence ATGATCAGCAAACTTCTGCGACATTGGATCTTAACGCCTTTCGACAACTACCGACTGTTCCATAATTTTGTGAAGCAGGATTTCGCCGGACAGTTTGTCGGCTCGGTGGGTGGCATCCTGTGGCTGTTCATTACTCCGGTTGTGAACATCATCATTTATTCGTTCGTTTTCCGCTATGTTTTCGGCGTCAGGCCGCCTTTGGAGTTCGGTCAGACCAGCTTCGTGGTTTTTATGATGGTGGGTTACCTGCCCTGGTTCGCCTTTGCCGATGCCATGGGCAAGGCCCCCGGTCTGCTGCTTGAAAAAGCACCGCTTATCACCAAGGTGATGTTCCCGGTCAATATCCTGCCGGTAGTGGGCTCACTGATCCCCTACCTGACTCACAGCATCGGCTTTGGCCTGCTTCTGGTATACCTGGCGTTCAGTGGCTATTTAAATAGCCTGTGGCTGTTGTTACCCTTTATTTTCTTTCTGCAGTTCCTGTTTACCATGGGTCTGGTCGCGATTCTCTCTGCATTCTGTGTCTTTCTGCGAGACTTGCAGCAGCTGGTGGCTCTTATAATAACCAGCTGGTTTTTCCTGACCCCGATTGTCTACCCGCTCTCGATCATTGAGGATCCCTCAATTCAGAGTATTTATAACTACAACCCCATGCACAGCTTCGTGAATCTCTACCGCCAGATAGTGCTGGCAGGAGAGCTACCGGTGCTTAATCTGCAGATTGCTGTCGTAGTGTCGCTGGTGACCTATCTGATCGGCGGCTGGTTGTTTATGCGCATCAAGCATGCTTTTGGCGACGTACTGTAA
- a CDS encoding polysaccharide ABC transporter ATP-binding protein: MSEPITPQYRVQVEDLHKDFRIYQQPKDRLTELIFRKPKHKLYHVLSDISFSVENGRSLGIIGDNGAGKSTLLKLLVGTLQPTSGRITVAGQVAALLELGAGFHPEFTGRRNIYLNASLLGVPDDNIPELEMDIIEFSELDYFIDRPVKTYSSGMFVRLAFSIATMVRPDILVIDEALSVGDMAFQKKCVERMNRFREEQKTMVFCSHSMYHVQQLCDTAIWIDKGRIRDIGPSEEIVGRYEDFCNNKKAYNSIVEDLPGAPDADEDEVAEKKRRDSRILSISVESPEGEELTRVAPLSDVVLKMDVEILKDGVEGNFGFAFMRTSDDIIASWLTTDEADIDKGPFKKGDRFEISLTVKSLAMRSGDFYILGGVADRSSLLWYETKVSKPLTVATSKGLGQLAMKCDWQVVKSSG, from the coding sequence ATGAGCGAACCCATCACCCCCCAGTACCGAGTCCAGGTAGAGGATCTGCACAAGGATTTCAGAATCTACCAGCAGCCTAAGGACCGGCTGACGGAGCTTATTTTCAGGAAGCCGAAACACAAGCTCTACCACGTGCTGAGCGATATCTCCTTCAGTGTGGAAAACGGCAGGAGCCTGGGTATCATTGGCGACAATGGTGCCGGAAAATCCACGCTGCTGAAGCTGCTGGTGGGCACGCTGCAACCAACCTCCGGACGGATCACCGTGGCTGGCCAGGTGGCCGCACTGCTGGAACTGGGGGCCGGGTTTCACCCGGAGTTTACGGGCCGTAGAAACATCTATCTGAATGCCTCTTTGCTGGGAGTACCGGACGACAATATTCCCGAGCTGGAGATGGATATTATCGAGTTTTCCGAGCTTGATTACTTCATCGATCGCCCGGTAAAAACCTATTCCTCAGGCATGTTCGTACGGCTGGCCTTTTCTATCGCCACCATGGTCAGGCCTGATATACTGGTTATCGACGAAGCCCTGAGTGTCGGTGACATGGCGTTCCAGAAAAAATGCGTGGAACGCATGAACCGTTTTCGGGAAGAACAGAAGACCATGGTGTTCTGCAGCCATTCCATGTACCACGTTCAGCAGCTGTGCGACACCGCTATCTGGATTGACAAGGGGCGCATCCGGGATATAGGGCCCAGCGAGGAGATCGTTGGCCGCTACGAGGATTTCTGCAACAACAAGAAAGCCTATAACAGCATCGTCGAGGATCTGCCGGGAGCCCCGGATGCCGATGAGGACGAAGTGGCGGAGAAGAAGCGCAGAGACAGCAGGATTCTCAGCATTTCGGTGGAATCGCCTGAAGGAGAGGAACTGACCCGGGTAGCGCCACTGTCAGACGTGGTTCTCAAAATGGATGTGGAAATCCTGAAAGACGGCGTGGAAGGTAATTTCGGCTTCGCCTTCATGCGCACCAGCGATGATATTATTGCTTCCTGGCTTACCACCGACGAGGCGGACATTGACAAGGGACCGTTCAAAAAAGGCGACCGTTTCGAGATTTCTCTGACTGTAAAAAGCCTGGCCATGCGCAGTGGCGATTTCTATATCCTCGGTGGGGTAGCCGATCGCAGCAGTCTGCTTTGGTACGAAACCAAGGTCAGCAAGCCGTTGACCGTGGCGACCTCGAAAGGGCTCGGCCAGCTGGCCATGAAGTGTGACTGGCAGGTGGTCAAGAGCAGCGGGTGA
- a CDS encoding SDR family NAD(P)-dependent oxidoreductase: MQKADQPIVLITGANKGIGFEIAKQLAAKGFMVLLGARSRESGVKAVVELAGITHDVRFIPIDLNDERSITEAVNPIEAEFGRLDILINNAGITDSWDAPPAKVSLQTVRRIFETNLFGTLAVTQAMLPLLKKSDRPQIINQSSGLGSITLNGDPDWEFAQFKLFGYCASKAAMNMMTVQLAATLAEENIIVNSIDPGFTATDLNSYRGRQTISEGAAAALSQALDTNRTRSGKFFSADESLPW; this comes from the coding sequence ATGCAAAAAGCGGATCAACCCATAGTATTGATTACTGGAGCCAATAAAGGCATCGGATTCGAGATCGCAAAGCAATTAGCGGCAAAAGGTTTTATGGTGCTACTCGGTGCTCGCTCCCGGGAATCAGGAGTGAAGGCCGTCGTTGAGTTAGCTGGAATCACTCACGATGTGCGCTTCATCCCTATCGATTTGAACGATGAGCGATCTATAACAGAAGCAGTAAATCCCATCGAAGCAGAATTCGGGCGCCTCGACATTCTGATAAACAATGCGGGAATTACTGATTCCTGGGACGCGCCCCCGGCAAAAGTCAGCCTTCAAACCGTTCGACGTATATTCGAGACAAATTTATTTGGAACTCTTGCTGTAACACAAGCCATGCTGCCACTTCTGAAAAAATCTGACAGGCCCCAGATTATTAATCAGTCGAGCGGTCTCGGGTCGATCACGTTGAATGGCGACCCAGATTGGGAATTTGCACAGTTCAAGTTATTTGGATACTGCGCATCCAAGGCAGCTATGAATATGATGACAGTACAGCTAGCAGCTACCCTGGCCGAAGAAAATATTATCGTAAACTCCATTGATCCGGGCTTTACTGCGACTGACCTGAATAGCTACAGGGGCAGACAAACAATATCCGAAGGCGCAGCAGCGGCCCTATCTCAAGCTTTAGATACGAATCGAACTAGAAGCGGGAAATTCTTCAGCGCCGATGAATCATTACCTTGGTAG